A genome region from Leifsonia sp. Root112D2 includes the following:
- a CDS encoding MarR family winged helix-turn-helix transcriptional regulator, translated as MLEEPVDARGRAATDRLHYLVSRLARALNRAMDNVALTHGLTPPEFMVFQVLGEGHAISNAQLARRTFVSSQATHEVVTELTARGLTQRDEHQTNRRIRLISLTEEGWRVLGECFAEVTAIESRILSGLDPAERTALIPSLLHSAEVIAGGYFGDDEAESAALALRMQNR; from the coding sequence GCGACCGATCGCCTCCACTATCTGGTCAGCCGGCTGGCGCGAGCGCTCAACCGCGCCATGGACAATGTGGCGTTGACCCACGGCCTGACGCCGCCCGAGTTCATGGTCTTCCAGGTGCTGGGCGAGGGCCACGCCATCTCGAACGCCCAGCTCGCCCGCCGCACCTTCGTCTCGTCACAGGCGACGCACGAGGTGGTCACCGAGCTGACGGCGCGCGGTCTGACGCAACGCGATGAGCACCAGACGAACCGGCGCATCCGGCTTATCAGCCTCACCGAGGAAGGCTGGCGAGTGCTGGGCGAGTGTTTCGCCGAGGTGACAGCCATCGAAAGCAGGATCCTCTCGGGCCTCGACCCGGCCGAGCGCACCGCGCTGATACCGTCGTTGCTGCACAGCGCCGAGGTGATTGCGGGCGGATACTTCGGTGACGACGAGGCGGAGTCCGCCGCGCTGGCCCTGCGCATGCAGAATCGCTAG
- a CDS encoding alpha/beta hydrolase domain-containing protein encodes MIATFTLLHSTPSSRPFGTAYLPAIGQGVDLVPNGYIEEEYLVAGTAGEWSYDEAGAASLHTADVPYVTRLLVRRPAEAARASGSVQLEPLHPNLDTAPTWRSLHEWIMRNGHTWIGVTQDAPISEQLRTRFGERYGTLSLPVAGLGYDILGDVAIAARQGRLAGVSAERVILSGWSATGSFCRVYLGDGFHDRHRLPGGTPAVDGIVIGISSGAADTAGYPPLSAACPPLPAGDPRRVVHGDETPVFEILSELESETNAASLRPDSDEADDRYRLYQVAGTSHSSAQKDVLTNGAQFELSGEALPGTLTNEAPSDARMDYVARALFELFERWVTDGTAPPRAPRFTFAQQPGEPGKPVALTRDGAGNVVGGIRPPWIEVPLAVYSPHSTPVPGSCLAPSWTPLGFPEIVAGLIGYSTPLSDDTLRSLHGSRQGYLEAFAASAHALVRDGFLLNEEAEALITRSHSSWPA; translated from the coding sequence ATGATCGCGACTTTCACTCTCCTGCACTCGACCCCCTCTTCTCGCCCGTTCGGCACGGCCTACCTTCCGGCCATCGGTCAGGGCGTCGATCTCGTGCCGAACGGCTACATCGAAGAGGAGTACCTCGTCGCCGGAACGGCGGGTGAATGGAGCTACGACGAGGCGGGTGCGGCATCGCTGCACACCGCGGATGTGCCGTACGTGACGCGCCTTCTGGTGCGGCGGCCCGCCGAGGCGGCGCGGGCCAGTGGAAGCGTGCAGCTGGAGCCGCTGCATCCGAATCTCGACACCGCGCCCACCTGGCGCTCCCTGCACGAATGGATCATGCGCAACGGCCACACGTGGATCGGCGTCACCCAGGATGCGCCGATCTCGGAGCAGCTGCGCACTCGCTTCGGCGAGCGCTACGGCACCCTCTCACTACCCGTTGCCGGACTCGGCTACGACATTCTCGGTGACGTCGCGATAGCCGCGCGCCAGGGGCGTCTCGCCGGCGTCAGCGCCGAGCGGGTGATCCTCTCGGGGTGGTCGGCCACCGGAAGCTTCTGCCGGGTTTACCTTGGCGACGGCTTTCATGACAGGCATCGACTGCCCGGCGGCACGCCCGCGGTAGACGGCATCGTCATCGGAATCTCCTCGGGCGCGGCAGATACGGCCGGCTACCCGCCCCTGTCGGCCGCGTGCCCACCACTGCCTGCCGGCGACCCCCGCAGAGTCGTTCATGGCGACGAGACGCCGGTCTTCGAGATACTCAGCGAGCTGGAGTCGGAGACGAACGCCGCCAGCCTGCGCCCCGACAGCGACGAGGCCGACGACCGCTACCGTCTTTACCAGGTCGCCGGCACCTCCCACTCCAGCGCCCAGAAGGATGTGCTGACCAATGGTGCACAGTTCGAGCTCAGCGGCGAGGCGCTGCCTGGCACTCTCACCAACGAGGCGCCATCGGATGCGCGCATGGACTATGTCGCGCGCGCCCTATTCGAGCTTTTCGAGCGTTGGGTCACCGACGGCACCGCGCCACCGCGCGCGCCACGCTTCACCTTCGCGCAGCAGCCGGGTGAGCCGGGCAAGCCGGTAGCACTGACGCGAGACGGCGCCGGAAATGTCGTGGGAGGCATCCGCCCGCCGTGGATCGAGGTGCCGCTGGCCGTGTACTCGCCGCACAGCACGCCCGTGCCCGGCTCATGCCTGGCACCGTCGTGGACCCCGCTGGGTTTTCCCGAAATCGTCGCGGGGCTCATCGGCTACTCGACCCCACTGTCGGACGACACGCTGCGCTCACTGCACGGGTCGCGGCAGGGCTACCTGGAGGCCTTCGCGGCGAGCGCCCACGCTCTCGTGCGCGACGGGTTTCTTTTGAACGAGGAAGCTGAAGCTCTCATCACCCGCTCGCACTCGAGCTGGCCTGCCTAG